The genome window AAAGGATGATTTTGAACTTGGCGAAATTAGCTTTCCAGGGGATGGAGAAGAACACTCTGATCTTCTATGACGATGACCTGAAGGACTGTGGGATCGACATCAACGAGGCATCCGAGTTCTCCTCTCTGTGCACACAGCTGTTTAGAGAAGAGTTTGGATTGTACAGAGAGCGGGTCTTCTGCTTCCTACACCTGAGTGTACAGGAGCATCTGGCTGCCATTCACGTCCTGTGCCGATTTCTGAAAGAAGGCGTAAATGTTCTTGCTTCACACGGCAGTGACTCCGCAGCGCAGAAGACGACGCTGACGGACGTACTCAAGAGCGCAGTGGTCAAGGCTTTAGGAAACAAGTGTGGGCATTTTGACCAGTTTCTCCGATTCCTTCTGGGCCTTATTACCGAGCGTAGCAGGAAGCTCATACAGGGTCTTTTGCCTCAGCTCCAAAAAGAATCCCTTCAAAACGATGAAATTGTCCAATTCATTAAGGATAAGATCGGTGAGCAAGACAGAACAGAGACGCAGACGATTAACCTTTTCCACTGCTTGAATGAAATGGGTCACAATTGTGTGGTGAAGGATATCCAGGAGAGTTTGCATTCTGGTACACTCCATGATAAGAAATTAAACCCAGAGCAGTGTTCAGCCCTGGCCTTTGTACTATTGATGTCCGAGGATGTAATGGAAGTCTTCGACCTAAGGAAATACAAGACGATACGAGCATCCAGTCGTCAAAGATTACTCCCTATCATCAGGGCATCGAAGCAGGCAATGTAAGCAGTgctatgttaaataaattacagGCTGACTTTTGAAAATGTTCTTGTAgatgtaatgtgttttctgataTGTTGGCAGACTCTGCGACTGTGAACTCTCAGATAAAGCATGTGAGATCGTGGCATCTGCACTCCGTATAGCAAATTCTCCCTTAAGAGAACTAGATCTGAGTGTCAACAACATAGAAGATGCAGGACTGGTGGATCTCTGCAAAGGGCTGCAAAGCCCACACTGTCAACTTGAGACATTGAGGTATGCACACTTCCATGGAGAAGGAAATAggcattaaaaatatatatatatatatataatatatataagaaCAAGGAACCTCCTGATAAACAGTCAGgtacataaatatttggacattttggAATAAATAATAGTTCTTTCAGCAACACTTTATTGaagttaaaatgaaataatgattATGTCAAAGTGCAGACTCTCAGCTTTAATTTAAGGGTATTTACGTCCAAATCGGGTGAACGGTGTGGGAATTATCATTACATATTACAGcactgtttatattttatacgtgggaccaaaagtaattggacaaactaataATCATAAAGTAAATTTGTTACCTTTAACGCTTGATGGCTGACAATCAATAGGATGTCGTTCCAGACCTGTACACATGTTAGTTCAGGCTTTGTGGGAGTTTTCGGCAAACTTTAGTCTTCCTAGTCTTCCTGTTTTTGAGGCTTACCAGTAGTGTAGACCTTGTGGTAAATCCTCTttatttactctggtgaagtcttctctcgattgttgactttgacacagataCACCTACGTCCCGGAGGGTGTTTTTGATCCGGCCAACTGTTGTGAAGAACAACAGAGAAATAAGTCATGTCATCCACCACAGTTGTTCTCCATGGTCTTCTGGGCGTCACTACTTTTGGTGTTTCTGAGCTCACCAGTGCTTTCTACCTTTTTAATGTACTAGTGattttgagtttgttttgatCTTTGCAGCCTAAAGGATATTTGTTTCAGCACGTTAAATGTTCCGttttttatgttgcatttttttgtgtgtgtgtgttcacacttGCGCGTTAAACACGAGCGATGCGTTGAATGAAGGTgcaaattcactccctgacagtagatggcgcctattgaaaagcagaaatgctctggtacacaaggtggcgctgcacaGCTTGACACCTTCTTATCACTGagaagaaatagaagagaggCAGGCTTTGTGTTTGTAAAAAGCCATTCACAAACTTATTGCGCACTGGTTaacagaaaatgtattttttgggCAGGAGGTGGGTGGGTATAAGTCAACTATTGTTgtgcccaaaaatgttaatgttcctgcaaattgatgaagtgttgactatgaatattcttttttttttgtggtcaatatgATAATACAACGATGCAATAATGAGGCACTTAGCTAGTTGAATAAGAGGTCAAGAATAattatatgcaaaaaaaaaatggccacaACGTGATCTTATTAAACGAGTCATGAAGTTCTCATCAGGTTTGAACTAGAACATGGGCTCACGCTTTTTCCTCGTGTATGTATCACgtaagcttttttttcttcttcttcttcttctttcctcttcttgtGCTTGAGTGCCACCAAGTCGTGGTTTTTATGCAGCTTCAGTGGCTCCGGGCACGTGAACGAAAGCGCGAATCTCATCGGTCGGCCAGTTTTTAACGCGTCGGgtcgaagaagaaaaaaaaaaaacccaacaaccccGAGTCATTAAAAAAACTCTGACGTCACGCGTTTTACACGCGGATGTGAACACTCCCATCGACAGCCGTTGATTTGGACACGGGGCGTTATACGGACCGTTTTGAACCGTCCTTAACGATGGCTTGCTTCCCAGACACCTGTTCGTacttcatattgagagttaacaAATGCAAACGCAACACTTGAAATCAATTCTAGACCTATTGTATGCTAACTTCTCAGTGAAATAACGAATTAATGCCACACCTGGCCACGGAACAGCCGAGCAATCAATTGtgcaattacttttggtcccgtaaaaaaaaaaaaaacaaaggcagggacaacatatttaaaagtgctgtaattcctacaccgTTCACCCAGTTGGCATGTAAATACCTTCAGATTAACGCCGGGAGTCTCGTTAGTTCATTTCAGTATGCTGTGGTAGACCgctaaaacaacaacagcgcCACCAGTGTCCAGGTACGCACCTGACTGTATAGAGAAATGCAAAATTAGGTTTATCGATTAAGCAAGAACACAACTTTTGTTCGCAAGTTGCCGACTCTGAATATACCATTATGTGCTAAGCAGACTTGCAGACTGCAATATTACAGACGAGTCCTGTGGAAGATTAGCATCTGCACTCCAGAGCGCCGAGTCCCACCTTCAAGAGTTAGACCTCTCTCGAAACAAACTGACCGACAGAGGGGTGATGATGCTCGAACCGTGGCTCAAAAGTGAGCGGTGTAATGTGAAAAGGCTGAGGTAAGCTGTGATGATTATATTCCGCGAAATCCATTTTTATTGTAGTCGTCGTGCGACCatgacacacaaacatatgTCTTACAAGTGCTATAAACGAAGAATAACACACTTAGGAACACGCTGTTGAAATATGCGTACATGTGCtgtaggaaaatgatcaacaacgAGGTGGTGTGACGAagtgaagggtttttttgttttttttgacaacccagaagttgattattttcctgtaacggcATGTCCcaccttttgtttttattcctcttatatcacagaaATTTggattgcaattttttttatttattaatgaagagcccgtcatgtttttttttttttttttggggggggggggttatcccttgatagttacattaaatgttgtggaacgtctacGAAGCACGTTCGTTCCAGTCTCTGTGTATTCCGAATGAACTCTGTTGCACTATAGAGACAATAACAGATATGTAGATTAATACAAACTGCgtcactattgtcagagctgcctttatatagaaaattaatcaacaccttctgaccaatcagatctgaggaTACAACAGCAGTGTGGTATAACCTGATTTTATCTCACTAGACTTATAAATATGTCAAATATGCTGCATAATAAGATGTATATGAAACATAAATGtatgatttatgaataaacTATTGTCATTTCGTCCTCACAGGTTACAACAGTGCCACCTCACAAAGAGTTACTGCACGCACCTAGCTGCGTTGCTTTCATCCTCCGCAAAGCAAATGGATCTGGATCTGACAGGAAATGACCTGCAAGATTAAAAAAGGATTGCACACGATGCAAACGGAGGAATTTCTTTTCTACCTGTGTACTAACCGAATGCAGAGACCTTATTCggattgaacagataatgcGTTGTAAATGCAAACGAGCACGGGTACAAAGAGTAGgtggagtattttttttttttttaaattcacataGTAAGCTTACCAGCCTTACACTAGTTTGTATGCATTGGGATCCTGCAAggattttaattttatgtgCAGCATTAAAGGGCATATTGCTGAAGCTTGTgggcagggttgccaggtttcacaAAATTCCCACTCTAAGCACAACCCAAAAACCGCATAAAAACACGTGATTTCACAAAATAACAGGCATGCGGTATGAAAAGGTAACCTTGGCAACCTTGCTGACAgagtaaatacatttacaattcGCTAACATGATAATAATAGGAGACGCACTATTACGTTTCAGCCTGAGCTAGTAGTGGAAAGTGCTTTGGAGTCTCTATCAGAAACACATCGTCATGCTACAGTACAcagttcactaggtcagggactaagcGTACCATCGAAAGCATTTTGTGAAAACCCAGtcgtttatattattatagacTTTTTTTTCGGTTTAAACGTCTTTCGATGACCTTTCCTTGTATTTTGATACATTAACTACAGTGCTGCTGGTAGTTTCAAATAAAAACTCCTATTAAACAGTGGTGTAACAGTGCTAGCAATAACAATGTCTGgatcaaccaacaaattagcaccagaatcactaaacacaaaacaaatatttggatagaaatatatttaatgtgtttcagggtggagttctCTTTTTTTATGATCGAAAATGTATTTCAACTTTTCAGCTGTACTTTAATCAGCTCTGGATATACATAAAGTAGTAAAGGAAACACTTCCTGGCTTTTGGATATGCTTTTGTTTGAGATGTTGGACTTGCACACGTGATTGGTTTAGACAGATGAGCTCCAGCCTGGGTTAAATCTCAATATGGGTGTGTTTGAgtttgtgtatgagtgtgtctGAGGTATATAAACTACAGGGCATAAGACATGCCATGCAAAACTAAAAGCCCTTACAGCCGTAATAAAGCCACCAGTTTTTCCCTTTACTTTGTCACcctctgtatgttttttttccttctgtatgCATGtacaataaatgaaaaaaactgAGGAGTGTAAGAAAGTCTGGAGAGTCTTATTGTctaacagtggttttcaaagtgggggctgcaGCCCCCTTGGAgtccgccagggggcgcccggggggcctcaacaatttggtcggagccaccaagcccatccctcccactagtatgttttctctttctcactctcagacacacacacacacacacacacacactcaattcctaatgtaatgtaatgtaaagatgtaattattaatcaatttttaaaaaggatatattcagaagcctgtatttttaatgtgttttaaagacatcttgcaaaaggggggcctcggtcagatgttaatgccatttggggggccttaccctggaaaagtttgggaacccctggtctaaGAAATACTGCATGTTTTCTTCATTATTATGATGCCCGTGCTATTAAACACTCCCTGTCAGAGTAGCAGGTCATCAGCAGATATTTCTCGTATTTCTGAGCTCATATACATGAAGctagtgtatatacacaaacCAGCATGCTGAAAGGTTCATTGTGTTTACAAGGTTGTTTTCCCATTAGATTACAGCCTTCAGGGTCCTGatgcttgtggccagaaaagtgtgtAGAAGTCATCAGGAACACTATGGCTCATGGGTGGTGTGGCTGAGCCCCAACCTTGCTTACGAATGGATTACACTCCGCCATTATCTTTTGTGTAAACCCAagggactggtgtgtgtgtgtgtgtcacagtcaCATACCACAGTCAAAGTCATTTAGGTCACTTTGATTTTATAACGTATAGTTGTTGATGTACATATTCcctttttcacacacaccaaaaataaaaaacatccaAGATACAAACTAATCTGGTGCACTGTGTTGCTAGAGAAGATGAGTGACCACTAGGGGGCCCCATTGTCAcataaatggtgtgtaaactTGATTAGCGTGTGTTGCAGGACCGTATGTCAAACTAGGAGTATTGAAGTGCaagagaaaatgtcaaatacatGCAGTTTGGCTTAATGAAGAGTCGTTACCAAAATATTTTCCATTACAAAATATCATATTTGCTTACTTTCTAATTGGCGGATTTCATGATTAGCATATGACCGGCAAAGCTAGAGGCTAGGGAATATGGGGATGCTAAACATTTCTAAACAATCTGTCTCTGGACAAGTCATGCTAGTTACAGGCAGTTTTACAAAAAGGTTCATCTGGTACTCCTGAATCTGGCCAAACAGTTGATAGAACAACTCTGCTGACGTATTTCATCTGTCTTCTGACCTTCTGGTGGTATGTCATCTGGGTCTGGTGCCTTGTTGTACTGCTTTTGTATGGCTTTTTTAAACTCAGGTTCTGCTTGTATTTACCTGGAGAAGCTGTCATATTCAACTGCAAgaaaagtttgtgaaacctttgGTATTACCAAAGGAATATTTGCATCGATTACTCATAAAACGTggtctgatcttcatctaagtcacaagaaactacacacacacacagagtagtaGTTTTCAAGTCTTTATCAAGCATATTGAGTAATCATTCACAGCGCAGGCTGGAAACAGTAAGTGAACCTCTGTTGTGCTAACAACTTCTccaaaagctaattggagtcaggtgtTTTAATTAAGGAGATTAGATTGGAAATGTCggtttttccttttaaataaagacacacaaatCTGGGTACTGAGAAATGTGTTCTTCTCAAGAGCCACTGATTAATGTGAACCATGTCTCCATCCCATTGACTTTCACAGGACCATAGAAGACACATTATAGAGATGCACAAAGTTGGGAAAGGTCATGGTAAGACAtgtttacaaatggaggaaattcaggaCTGTTACTACTATCTCCCTAGGAGTGGGTGTCCTGCGAAGGTCACAA of Ictalurus punctatus breed USDA103 chromosome 22, Coco_2.0, whole genome shotgun sequence contains these proteins:
- the LOC128628652 gene encoding protein NLRC3, which translates into the protein MSLLWRFFPELKDIESVENGIKILLVLDGLDECRIHLDFQNTRACHDIMESTSMDVLLTNLIKGNLLHRSLLWITSRPAATNQIPSQCVQRVTEVRGFNNPQKEEYFRKKCKDDHMANMMIKYVKSSRSIHIMCHIPIFCWITATVLDVLIRDNEIGDFPRNQTHLYIHYLLIQAGLKNRKYQKAMNEDLRELTQSDKRMILNLAKLAFQGMEKNTLIFYDDDLKDCGIDINEASEFSSLCTQLFREEFGLYRERVFCFLHLSVQEHLAAIHVLCRFLKEGVNVLASHGSDSAAQKTTLTDVLKSAVVKALGNKCGHFDQFLRFLLGLITERSRKLIQGLLPQLQKESLQNDEIVQFIKDKIGEQDRTETQTINLFHCLNEMGHNCVVKDIQESLHSGTLHDKKLNPEQCSALAFVLLMSEDVMEVFDLRKYKTIRASSRQRLLPIIRASKQAILCDCELSDKACEIVASALRIANSPLRELDLSVNNIEDAGLVDLCKGLQSPHCQLETLRLADCNITDESCGRLASALQSAESHLQELDLSRNKLTDRGVMMLEPWLKSERCNVKRLRLQQCHLTKSYCTHLAALLSSSAKQMDLDLTGNDLQD